GCAGCAGGCAGGTTGACTGACACAACACCATCGGGATGCAAGCCCCTTCCCACAGCCGTTTTTGCATTCTGTGAGCGCTACATCAAAAGCCATTGATTAATGAGGGCTTCTGCTCAGCTATACTCCCCCCCATTTGAATGGCCCTTCGAGGAATTACTGTGAAGAACTGGACCTTGCGCCAACGCATCCTGGCAAGTTTTGCGGTCATTATCGCCATCATGCTGTTAATGGTCGTGGTCTCCTATTCACGGTTGCTGAAGATCGAAACCAGCGAGGTTGCCGTACGCGATGACGCGGTGCCGGGGGTTTACCTCAGCTCGATGATCCGCAGCGCGTGGGTCGACAGCTACCTGCAAACCATCGATATCATTGGTCTGCGCGAGGATAAAGCCTTCACCAATACCGACAAGAACGACTACAAGGCCTTCGAAGCGCGCATCGAGCAGCAGATAGCCAGTTACGAAAAAACCGTGCACACCCAGGCTGACCGCATGGAGTTCGATAACTTCAAGGCCGCACACATCAATTACAACAAGGTCCTTGAGCAAGTGCTGGACCGTGTCCAGAACAATGACCTGCCGGCTGCGCGTGAAATGCTTGAAGAGCAACTGACGCCGATCTGGACCGAAGGTCGCATGAAGCTCAATGACATTATTACCGAGAACAAAAACGTCTCTGACCGTGCCACCGCGGCCATTGATGACGCCGTGCTGTCGGCCAAGATCAGCATGGGTGTGTCGCTGATCATCGCCATCCTGGCCGCCGGCCTGTGCGGCCTGCTGCTGATGCGCGCAATCATGGCGCCGATGCAGCGCATCGTCGAAATCCTCGACACCATGCGCACCGGCGATCTGAGCAAGCGCCTGAACCTGGAGCGCAAGGACGAATTCGGTGCGGTGGAAACCGGCTTCAACGACATGATGACCGAGCTCACGGCCTTGGTCTCCCAGGCCCAGCGCTCGTCGGTGCAGGTCACCACCTCGGTGACCGAGATTGCGGCCACGTCCAAGCAGCAGCAGGCCACCGCCACTGAAACTGCCGCGACTACCACCGAGATTGGCGCCACTTCGCGGGAAATCGCCGCCACTTCCAAGGATCTGGTGCGCACCATGACCGAAGTGTCGACTGCCGCCGACCAGGCTTCGGTGGCCGCCGGTTCTGGCCAGCAAGGCCTGGCGCGTATGGAAGAGACCATGCACTCGGTGATGGGCGCCGCCGACCTGGTGAACGCCAAACTGGCGATCCTCAATGAGAAGGCCGGCAACATCAACCAGGTGGTGGTGACCATCGTCAAGGTCGCCGACCAGACCAACCTGCTGTCCCTGAACGCCGCCATCGAAGCTGAAAAGGCCGGTGAGTATGGGCGCGGGTTTGCCGTGGTCGCCACCGAAGTGCGCCGTCTGGCCGACCAGACCGCCGTGGCCACCTACGACATCGAGCAGATGGTGCGTGAGATTCAGTCGGCGGTGTCCGCTGGGGTGATGGGCATGGACAAGTTCTCCGAAGAAGTGCGGCGCGGCATGTTCGAAGTGCAGCAAGTGGGCGAGCAACTCTCGCAGATCATCCACCAGGTCCAAGCCTTGGCGCCGCGGGTGCTGATGGTCAATGAAGGCATGCAGGCCCAGGCCACCGGCGCCGAGCAGATCAACCACGCGCTGGTGCAACTGGGGGATGCCAGCAGCCAGACCGTGGAGTCCCTGCGCCAGGCCAGCTTTGCGATTGATGAACTGAGCCAGGTTGCGGTGGGTCTGCGCAGCGGCGTGTCGCGTTTCAAAGTCTGATGAGCGACCTCGTGGCTAAACGCGGCGCCGTCCCGGCAGCGAAAAAAGCGTTGTTCCTGGTGTTTCACATTGGCAGCGAACGCTTTGCCCTCAAGGCCACCGAAGTGGCCGAGGTGCTGCCGCGCCTGCCGCTCAAGCCCATCGCCCATGCGCCCACCTGGGTGGCGGGCATCTTTGCCCATCGTGGGGCGTTGGTGCCGGTGATCGACCTGAGTGCGCTGACCTTCGGTACGCAGGCCCAGGCGCGTACCAGCACGCGGCTGGTGCTGGTCAATTACCAACCGCAGCCTTGGGTCGAGCCGCGCTGGCTCGGGCTGATCCTGGAGCAGGCCACCGACACCCTGCGGTGCGATCCCGCCGAATTCCAACCCTATGGCTTGGATAACCGCCAGGCGCGGTATCTCGGGCCGGTGCGCGAGGATGCGCTGGGGCTGATGCAATGGATTGGCGTCAATGACGTGCTCACCGATGACGTGCGCGCCTTGTTGTTTTCTGCCGAGTTGAGCGTATGAGCCACGATCCGCGCTTCTTTGCCTTCTTGAAAGAACGTATCGGCCTGGACGTCGCGTCGGTCGGCGAGGCCATCATTGAGCGCGCCGTACGCCAGCGCAGCCAGGCCGTGCAGGCGCAAACGCCGGGCGAATACTGGCAGCACCTGCAAAGCTCCCACGATGAGCAGCAAGCACTGATCGAAGCCGTGATCGTCCCCGAAACCTGGTTTTTCCGTTACCCCGAATCCTTTGCGACCTTGGCCCGGCTGGCGACTGCACGCCTGGCCGAGATCAAGCAGATGCGTGCACTGCGCATCCTCAGCCTGCCGTGTTCCACCGGTGAAGAACCCTATTCGATTGCTATGGCCCTGCTCGACGCGGGCCTGGCGCCGCACCAGTTCAAGGTACTGGGCCTGGACGTCAGCCCGTTGTCGGTGGAGCGTGCGCGGCGTGGGGTGTATGGCAAGAACTCGTTTCGCGGCAGCGATATTGCGTTTCGCGACCGACACTTCATTGAACACAGCGACGGTTTTCACATCGCCGACCGTGTGCGCGAACAGGTGCGCCTGCAGGTCGGTAATTTGCTCGACCCAGCGCTGCTGGCGAACGAGGCCAGCTACGACTTTGTGTTTTGCCGCAACCTTTTGATCTACTTCGACCAGCCGACCCAGAAGCAGGTCTTCGATGTGCTCAAAGACCTGACCCACGTGGACGGCGTGCTGTTTATCGGGCCGGCCGAGGGCAGCCTGCTGGGGCGCCACGGCATGCGTTCGATTGGAGTGCCGCAGTCGTTTGCCTTCAGCCGGCATGCCGGGCCAGTCCCGCCTGAGCCGGTGTTTGTGCCTATCCCGGTGCCCCAGCGCAGCGCGGCACCCATCCCCGTCAAGCCGCGACCGTTCAGCACCGCGCGTGCCCAGGTGGTGCCGATCAAGACAGCGCCGCCTTGCGACGCAGGTAATTTGCTCAGCCGCATTGCCACCCTGGCCAACGAAGGCAAAAGTGCCGAGGCCCGTGCTGCCTGCGAACAATATCTGAACAACCACCCGCCGGCCGCCCAGGTGTTCTACTGGCTGGGGCTGCTCAGCGATGTGGCCGGCAGTGCCCTGGAAGCCCAGGGCTATTATCGAAAAGCCTTGTACCTGGAACCCCAGCATCCGCAGGCCTTGATGCACCTGGCCGCGTTGCTGGAGTCCCAGGGCGACAGTGCGGGGGCGCGCCGCTTGCAGGCGCGGGCTGCCCGGAGCGAGCGAGCAGACAGTGAGTCCAAACGATGAGTAGCCCCGACGCGCTCGACACCGCCGGCCTGGACCTGACCCTGGCCGACACCCAGGCCATCGACGACTGCTGGAACCGCATCGGCATCCACGGCGACAAGTCCTGCCCGCTGCTGGTGGAGCATATC
The genomic region above belongs to Pseudomonas sp. S35 and contains:
- a CDS encoding methyl-accepting chemotaxis protein, which produces MKNWTLRQRILASFAVIIAIMLLMVVVSYSRLLKIETSEVAVRDDAVPGVYLSSMIRSAWVDSYLQTIDIIGLREDKAFTNTDKNDYKAFEARIEQQIASYEKTVHTQADRMEFDNFKAAHINYNKVLEQVLDRVQNNDLPAAREMLEEQLTPIWTEGRMKLNDIITENKNVSDRATAAIDDAVLSAKISMGVSLIIAILAAGLCGLLLMRAIMAPMQRIVEILDTMRTGDLSKRLNLERKDEFGAVETGFNDMMTELTALVSQAQRSSVQVTTSVTEIAATSKQQQATATETAATTTEIGATSREIAATSKDLVRTMTEVSTAADQASVAAGSGQQGLARMEETMHSVMGAADLVNAKLAILNEKAGNINQVVVTIVKVADQTNLLSLNAAIEAEKAGEYGRGFAVVATEVRRLADQTAVATYDIEQMVREIQSAVSAGVMGMDKFSEEVRRGMFEVQQVGEQLSQIIHQVQALAPRVLMVNEGMQAQATGAEQINHALVQLGDASSQTVESLRQASFAIDELSQVAVGLRSGVSRFKV
- a CDS encoding chemotaxis protein CheW, coding for MSDLVAKRGAVPAAKKALFLVFHIGSERFALKATEVAEVLPRLPLKPIAHAPTWVAGIFAHRGALVPVIDLSALTFGTQAQARTSTRLVLVNYQPQPWVEPRWLGLILEQATDTLRCDPAEFQPYGLDNRQARYLGPVREDALGLMQWIGVNDVLTDDVRALLFSAELSV
- a CDS encoding protein-glutamate O-methyltransferase CheR, which gives rise to MSHDPRFFAFLKERIGLDVASVGEAIIERAVRQRSQAVQAQTPGEYWQHLQSSHDEQQALIEAVIVPETWFFRYPESFATLARLATARLAEIKQMRALRILSLPCSTGEEPYSIAMALLDAGLAPHQFKVLGLDVSPLSVERARRGVYGKNSFRGSDIAFRDRHFIEHSDGFHIADRVREQVRLQVGNLLDPALLANEASYDFVFCRNLLIYFDQPTQKQVFDVLKDLTHVDGVLFIGPAEGSLLGRHGMRSIGVPQSFAFSRHAGPVPPEPVFVPIPVPQRSAAPIPVKPRPFSTARAQVVPIKTAPPCDAGNLLSRIATLANEGKSAEARAACEQYLNNHPPAAQVFYWLGLLSDVAGSALEAQGYYRKALYLEPQHPQALMHLAALLESQGDSAGARRLQARAARSERADSESKR